The following nucleotide sequence is from Streptomyces bathyalis.
TTCAGGTGTGCAGGCAGCTGCGCCGGCAAGGACCGGTGCCGGTGGTCATGCTGACGGCACGCGGCGACGAGGAGGACCGCATCCTCGGCCTCGAGGTGGGCGCGGACGACTACGTCACCAAGCCGTTCTCTCCGCGTGAACTGGTGCTCCGCGTCGAGTCGGTGCTGCGCCGCGCGGGGTCGCCGCCGCCGGAGGGTCCGCTGCTGACGGGTGGCGGCATCACACTCGACCCGGCCGCCCGTTCCGTCTCCGACGCACGGGGAGCTCTGTCGCTGACCCTTCGAGAGTTCGATCTGCTCGCGCACTTCCTGCGGCATCCGGGGCGGGCGTTCAGCCGGGAGCAGCTCATGGCGGACGTGTGGGGCTGGGACTTCGGCGACCTGTCGACGGTGACCGTCCACGTGCGGCGTCTGCGTCACAAGGTCGAGGCCGATCCCGCACACCCGCGGCTGATCACGACGGTGTGGGGTGTCGGCTACCGCTTCGACGACGGCGGTGGCGGTGGTCCGGCCGCCGGTGACGCGGGCGCAGGCGGCGTCGGCGCCGGTGGAGGCCGTGATGCGTGATCTGCTGCTCATCGCGCTCTACGCGGCCCTGGGAGCGGCGGCCGTCGGCCTGGCCGGACTGGTCGCGCTGCGCGCTCTGCGACGCCGGTCGGTTGCCGTGTCGCTGGCGGTCCTCACCGCTGTCGCGGTCGGTTCGGTGCTGGCCGGGACCCTGTCGGTGGCATGGGCGATGCTTCTCAACAAGCACGACCTCGGCGTGGTCACGACGGTGTGCGTGATGGCGGGTGTGACCGCGACTGCCACCGCCCTGTGGCTCGGCCGGTGGGTGATCGGCGGGCACCGAGCGCTGGAGCGGGCGGCGCGCGCTCTGGGCGAGACGGGCGGCTCCGGAGCAGCCGCAGGCAACGGCGGTACGGCGGGCGGGGGCGGGGGCGAAGCAGACCGTACTGCGCTGGGTGCCGCCTCCCCCGGTGGCGAAGACGGCGGTCAGTCTGCGGCGGGGGGTCTGCTCCCGTCGGGGGCGGATGGGGCCGGTCAGGCCGTCGGCGGATTCGTGCAGCCGACCACACCCATGCCGGCCGAACTGACGTCGCTCTCCCGGCAGTTGGCGGACACCAGCGCAAGGCTCGCCCTCTCGCGCGAACGCGAGCGCGCTCTGGAGGCCTCACGCCGCGAACTCGTTGCGTGGATCTCTCACGACCTGCGGTCACCGCTGGCCGGGCTGCGTGCGATGGCCGAGGCGCTGGAGGACGGCATCGCCGAGGACCCGGCCCGCTACCACCGGCAGATACGCGGGGAAGTCGAACGGCTCTCCGGCATGGTCGGCGACCTCTTCGAACTCTCCCGCATCCAGGCCGGTTCGCTCGCTTTGTCCCGGACTCGTATCTCCGCGTACGACCTCGTCAGCGACGCCCTCGCCGGCGCCGACGCCCTCGCCAGCGAGCTAGGGGTTCGCCTCGCGGCCGCCGGCGTCGAGCAGATCCCGATGGAAGTGGACGGCAAGGAGATGTCCCGCGTTCTGGCCAACCTCCTCGTCAATGCCATTCGCCGCACGCCCGCGGACGGCACGGTCGCCGTCTCCGCGCGACAGGTTGAGGACTCGGTGGTGCTGTCGGTTGTCGACGGCTGCGGAGGCATCCCGGCGGAAGACCTTCCACGGGTCTTCGACACCGGCTGGCGCGGCACCGACGCCCGCACGCCGCCCGGCGGCGCCGGGCTCGGACTGGCAATCGTGCGCGGCATCGTCGAGGCCCACAAGGGGCAGGCCGCCGTACGCAACGTGCCTGGCGGCTGCCGCTTCGACGTCATGCTCCCGGCTGCCCGCTGACCTCCCCCGACGCGGACGTCAGCTCATCGGACCGCTCCGTACGCGCAGTTGACCGGCGAGGCCTCGGAGCCGCAGGCGGCTGGTCATGGTCCACGGGGCGGTGGGCGCGCCGGACCCGTTCGATGCCCGCGACCGCCCCACGAGCACGGATGCTGAGCGAGCCCGCGGGGCTTCTCAGGGTCTGGCGGGGGCGGCCAGTTGGTCCTTCGCGAAGCGTGCCATCCCCTCGGCGAACGGCACGTGCGCGCTCCAGCCCAGCTCACGGCGGAAGCGTTCGGAGGACGCGGTGATGTGCCGTACGTCGCCCAGGCGGTACTCCCCCGTCACCACCGGCTTCGGCCCGCCGAACGCCTCCGCCAGCGCATCGGCCATCTCCCCCACGGTGTGCGGCTGTCCGCTCCCGGTGTTGTACGCGCGCAGGCCACCGACCGGCAGTTCGTCGAGGGCCTCCAGCGCGACGACGTTCGCCGCCGCCACATCGTCGACGTGCACGAAGTCGCGCCGCTGCGAACCGTCCTCGTACACCCGGGGGGCCTCCCCGCGTTCCAGGGCTGAGCGGAAGAACGAGGCCACCCCCGCGTAGGGGGTGTCCCGCGGCATTCCGTCTCCGTAGACGTTGTGATAGCGAAGGCTGACGGCCCGGCCTCCGGTGGCACGCGCCCAGGCGGCCGACAGATGCTCCTGTGCCAGCTTCGTCGTGGCGTAGACGTTGCGGGGGTCGGCGGGGGCGTCCTCGTCGACGAGTTCGGGGGCGAGCGCGGCTCCGCACCGCGGGCAGGGGGGCTCGAAGCGGCCGCTGTCCAGGTCCGGTACGGACCGAGGGCCGGGCCGCACCACCCCGTGAACAGGACAGCTGTACCGCCCCTCTCCGTACACGACCATCGACCCGGCAAGAGCCAGCCTGTGCACTCCGGCGTCGGCCATCTGCTCCAGCAGCACTGCCGTACCGAGGTCGTTGCTGCTCACGTACGCGGACGCATCCGCGAAGCCCTTGCCCAGCCCCACCATCGCCGACTGGTGACACACCGCGTCGACTCCTCTGAGAGCCTCCCTCACAGCATCCGCGTCCCGTACATCTCCGCGGAGCCCGTCCGTTGCTGCCCTGTCGAACACCACGGGCTCGTGCCCCACGGCTTCGAGCACCGTCACGATGTGAGACCCGATGAACCCCGAACCGCCTGTCACCAGTACGCGCATGTCGCCACGTTACGGCTGGCGGATCCCTGACCGGCCGAACCGGGAGGTATGTCAGCGTTCCGTAAGACTGGTCAGTCGCCCACGCTGTTGAGACGATCACCGCATGTGCATCCTGCGCATCGAAGCCGCGCCCCCGTATCCCGCGCCGGTCCACTGCCTCGGAGACCGGCGATGACGCAGGGCTCGACCGGCGGCCCCGCAGCTCACGTCCCGGAGGAGACCACCGTCGGCATCATCGGCGGAGGCCCGGCGGGTCTGCTGCTCTCCCGGCTCCTTCACCGCTCCGGCATCTCGAGCGTCGTCCTCGAAAGTCGTGACCGCTCCTACGCGGAGCAACGGCAGCGAGCCGGGATGCTGGAGCAGACGACGGTGGACGTGCTGCGCGACTGCGGCGCCGGAGCGCGGATGGACCGCGAAGGCCTGGTGCACGACGGCATCGAGCTTCGCTTCGACGGACGCTCCCAGCACATCGACTTCCCCACTCTCGCGGGCGGCCGCCGCGTGACGATCTACGCCCAGACGGAAATCGTCAAAGACCTCATCTCCCTTCAGCTCTCCGAACTCTCCAACGGCGCACCCCTGCTCTTCGACGCCGAAGTCCACTCGGTCTCCGGCCTCACCCAGGGAGGGGAACAGGCAACGCAGGAGACCGGCTCGGACTCCGAGAGGCCCGTGCTGCACTACACCTACGAGGGCCGCCGGCGGACCCTGCGCTGCGACTTCGTCGTGGGATGCGACGGCTCCCACGGCATCTCACGCAGCGCACTCCCTGCCTCCGTCGCCCGTACCTATGAGCGCGAGTATCCGTACTCCTGGCTCGGCATCCTGGCCGAAGCGCCTCCCTCCTGTGACGAGTTGATCTACGCACACTCGCCGCGCGGTTTCGCCCTGCACAGCATGCGTTCGCCATCCGTCAGCCGCCTCTATCTGCAGGTGCCGAACGGAACCGATCCCGGTGAGTGGCCGGACGAGCGGATCTGGGACGAACTCGACGCTCGCTTCGCCCTCAGCGACGACCAGGAATGGAGGATCAACCGGGGACCCATCACCTCCAAAGCAGTGCTGCCCATGCGCAGCAGCGTCACCGAACCCATGCGACACGGGCGGCTGTTCCTTGCGGGCGACGCCGCCCACATCGTTCCGCCCACCGGCGCCAAGGGGCTCAACCTCGCTGTCGCCGACGTCGCCGTGCTGGCCCGTGCGCTCGACCGTTACTGCACCTCCGGTGACACTGCCGCTCTCGACAGCTATTCCGACGACCGTCTTCGACGGGTCTGGAGAGCCGAGCACTTCTCCTACTTCATGACCACCACGCTGCACACCTCCCCCGATCAGTCACCCTTCGACACCCGGCTCCAGCTGTCCCAACTCGACCGCATCGCCTCCTCACGCGCCGCCGCCACCGAACTCGCTGAGAACTACGCGGGACTTGCCCTGGTCGACTAGGCGATTCTTGGACTCGGGGGGTCACGCCGCCGACGGCACGGGCTCATGCGACCGCCGATCCCCTCCCCTTCTCATAGACGATCAGACCGTGCGAGAGACGCAGCGGAACGAGCACCAGCTCCACCACGACGGCCTTCCACGCGTAGAGCAGATTCACGACCTTGGCCGGATAGACGCAGGGGATGTTCAACAGCACACGCCCCAGCGGGAGTTGGCGTCTTCGTGCTGCGTACACCAGAGGCGGCAGCGTGAAGGCCAGCTCCGCGCCCAGCCACCACAGCACGGTGGGCAGAGCAGGGCGCCCTATGCCGAGCGTCAGGACGAATGGAGCGCTCCACCAGAGGGGCGCCGTGAGGATCTCTAGTATCGCCAACAGCACCCACACTGCGAGTATCGGCTTCCTGCGCAGCAACTGCCCTGTGTGCAGGCGCACGTTCTGGCAGAAGCCGGCCATCCACCGCCACACCTGCTTGCGCATATAGAGCAGCGTCTCCGGGTCCGCGGCCAAAGCGACCGCGTCACCGACGTAGCGCGCACGGCGTCCCGCGATCTGCTGGGACCAGGTGAAGTCCATGTCCTCGACGATCGTCCGCTCGGGGAAGCCGCCGAAGTCCACCAGCACCTCTCTGCGGAAGACCGAGCAGCAACCGGAACAGACCATGGGGCTGTTGGCACACTGCTGGATGGGCCGGTGCCAGTGGAAGCCGAAGGGGCACCAATGCAGCCGCGATGCAGGTCAGGCACTACGTAGCGGTCTTGGGATCAGCAGAAGGTCAGCATCAGCCTTGGCCCAGACGTCGATCGGCTCGGCCACCGAGTCTCCGCGACGATGTGGGACACCCCTCGACTCACGCGGCTAGGCCTTGCTCAAGCACCTTGGCGGCCTTCGAGATCGACCCCGGCATGAGGTGCCGGTAAGTCCGGTACGTCACCTGAATGTTTCGATGCCCCATCCACTCTGCCACATCCGTGATAGGGATACCGCGACTGAGGCAATTGGAGGCGAAGAAATGACGGAACCCGTACAGGGTCATGCCTTCCGGTGGAGGCGCCTGCTTGAAAAGCATACCCGCACGGTTACTCTCCATTCTGAAGGTAAAGTAACCCCTCGGCCCGCGCAGGAGATACCCATCGTCGCTCATTCCATACTCATCAACAAAACGCTCAATTGCCAGCTTGACTGACCATGGGAGCGGAACCTCTCGGAATTCTCCTTCCTTGCGGTGCTTCAAGGGGGCTGGCGTGTAGGTGTCGTGATGAATTTGCTCCGTCACGCGGTACACGTCATCGGCAACAATGTTATTGATGTTCACGGCACGTGCCTCACCGTTGCGGAGCCCGCACCCATACATCATGGTCACCAAGATGGCGAGCTGAAAGTCAGCCTTGCGCATAGCCAACCGTATGTAATCTTGGTCGGGCACGACAGCACGGTCAGGAACATACTTTGGCGGCTGGACCCCAAGAGTGGGATCCTCGGGGATACCCCCCTTCCTGAAGGCATCCAGAAGAATAGCATGGAGAGTTCCATACACATTGCGCTGAGTGCCAAGCTTCACACCATTGCGCTCCATAGTGGCAATGAAGCGCTCGAGCACCATTGAATCGAATGTCTCCAATTTCCTGGAGCCAAGTTCCGGGTACAAATGAACCCTCAGATGACTCTTGTGCCCAGCCCCAGTCGAATATTCCAGAATTTCACGCTGCCGGCCACGCCACTCCTCGGAATACTCCTCAAATGTCATCCGCCTCAGGCGCGACCGAGTCTCTGCCACAGAAACTGGAGTCTTGCGCTTCGCATCATACAGCGCCGTGAGACGATCCTTGGCAGCATCCTGATTTGGGTACCCAGTCTCCTCGCGCTGCTTCCCGGCCCCGTCGCGGAATCGTATAGTGTACAGGTGAGCACACTTTGTCGGCTTGGAGCAGGAGCAGTTCTTAAAAAAGCTCCCCATGCCCCTCGCGAGACTGCTGGCCACCATACTCCCCATTTCACATCTTCTGCTGTTCAAGCCACTTCAAGACATCAGCGCACCTGAACCGCAACTTCGCACTTTTACCACGCCCGAACTTGTATCCAATGAGCCCAAGCTTTGGGGCATCACGGTAAATCCAAGTAAGGGACACATTCAGCATTTCGGCGGTCTGCCTAGCCGTCAGCATCTCCTGCGACATCACAGCTGACGGATATTGGGTCCTATTGCTAGCAGTCACCAATTGGATCTCCTGAACAGGCACGGCGCGCTGGCAGCGGCTGCTGCCAGCCGACCTACGCGACTCCACCGCCAAGTGCAGCAACGCAGATAGCAACCAGCGTGCCGAGAATCCCCGGTTTCGCTAACCGGGGATCGTCGGCTATAAAGGCCCGTTCCAACCCGCTTGTCACCGGACCTCGTTGCCCCTGGAAGGCTGGGAACCAGCAACCAAACCCTGGAGCTGGACGCCGTCGCACCCAATCCTCAGAAGATCGACTCCCCAGCCCTCCTCTGACTGGCGAGCCGCGCCGATGTGTGGGATCCCCTTCGCTGACGTGGTGGTTTCCTCGGACGCTGTACGTTGACATGCTTCAGCCCAGTGGTTCCAATTCCTCGAGAACTACGCCGTCTGCTGTCAGCGAATCGTGGGCAAGTCGGCAGCACGACGGTGGCCAGGAAGAAGAAGTAACGTCGACGACTCTGCGACCTTGCGGGTCGTGCCGAACACCGTTGTCACGGAACCAAGTTCTCGATGCAGGGCAGGCCGGCCAGTGCGATGCTGATCATCACAGGGATGGATGGCGCACAGCTCGTGGAACGGGTGGAGCTGGGCGTCAGCTGGATCATCCGGAATCTGGACGCCGTCAGCGCCGTCGGGCTGGGCCTGACGATCGATTTCCTGGATGTCTTCGGGCGCGTGGTCAGCGACGACGTCTCTTCCGGCGCGACACTCCTTGTACTCGGCGCACCTGCCGTGGGTCGGTGACCGAGCAGGTTCCTCAAAGGCCGCGCACCGGTCGGTGGCCGGCTGGACGCCGGGGCTAAGGCATCCGCATCCGGGGGGCCGCGAGTCGCGACACCGCCGGGCCGCACGGGGCCCATCTCGCTTGTGCGAACCGGGAGTTGTGAAGGGCTCCCGCGGGGTCGTCCGTCCGGCAGCTCAGCGGTCGCCGTCCTCGCGGCGCGGGGCGTAGAAGGCCGTCGTGTTGGTGACGGCGGGCGCTGCCACGTCGGCGGGCGCGCCGGAGGCCTCGTACGCTGCGCCCCATGCCTCGCTGCTGCGGGTCATGAACTCACGTGCCTCGTCGGACTCCCGCCAGGCGGCCAAGTCGCCGACCGGGCCGCCCAGAAGATGGAAGTGGAGGCCGAGCGCCGTCAGGTCCCAGACGAGACCTGCCGCTCCGGGCCCGAAGTGGTCCCACACCTCTTCGGGTACGGCGGCGACGTGCTCCAGCTCCAGTACGGTTCGCTCCTCGCCCTCGGCCATTAGCCGCAGCTCGACCTCGCCGAAATCGGGGTCGTCGCCGAACAGCCAGCTCAGCTTGAGCAGTTCGGGCGCCTCGCAGCGCAGGATCTCGCCGTGAGCGTGGCCCTCGAGCCGGAAGTGCCCGCCGGGCTTCAGTTCGCCGCTGACGGGTACGAACCACCGACTGACGCGCTCCCGGTCCGTGCACGCGTCCCAGACGTCCTCGACGGCCGCGTCGTATGTGCGCCGAAGCAAGACCCTACGGGCCTCCTCCTTGCCCATGTGCCGGGTGCCGACTTCCCGTTGGACCTCCTCGGTCCTGCCGGCCCAGTCGCCCATCGATGCTCTGCTCCTCACTGCGACGGCCGCCGCACGGCCCTCGCGCAGCCACCGACGTTACCGCTGTCCGGCCGGGCCCGCGTTCAAGGACGCCGGCCCCAAGGCGCATGTGCGGATCGGCACAGTTCATGTTGGCTCGCAGCTGTCTTTGCCCGGCGAACTGACTTAGATTCAGCGCCGCCTCACCCGACCGTATGTCACCTTCCCCCGTGGAGCGCCGGGTGGCCTTCTCGGATCACGCGGTCGCCCGTGCGTATCGCCGAGAGCAGGTCACTGAGCAGATCGTCCGGCAAGTGGCCTGAACCCAGCGCGCACATGTGCAGCAGCTCGTGGCACTCGTGCACCTGCTGGTCGCTGGCGAGGTCGGTGAACTGTGTGTCGGCAAGGGCCTCACGGGCCGCGTAGCCGTCGCGGGCTTCGGTCGTGCGGCGGTGCAGGCTGTCGACGAGATCGTGGGCGACAGCGTGACCGGCGGATCGGGCGGCAGCAAGGATCGTGAGGCCGAGCCGCATGTCGAAGACGGTCGTGCCGTGGCCGGCCGGAGCGTCGAGGTAGACATCGGCCAAGTCCGCGACGTGCTGCCCGGTCGACTCGCCGACAGCGAGGCGGCACAGCACCGTTAGGCAGGCGGAGACTCGCTGTTCCCACGGGTCGCCGGGTGTCGTTTGGTCGAGCAGGTTTCGGGCACGGGCTGTGTCGCCAGTGGTGAGGGCGGCGAGGACGGCGACCTGGCGGCCGTCCAGCATCCGGGTCCCGATGCCGCGGTGCTGCTCGATGTGCGCGAGGGCTTCCTCCCAGCGGCCTTCGGTGGTGAGGGTACGGGTGCCGTCGGCAAGGAGTACCCGCCACAGCCAGGCGTGGACTTCCTGACGGTCGTCAGCGGTCGCCGTGAGGCTGGCAGGGATGGCGATGTCCTCGAAGCGGGCGGCTGTCCCCGCACCAACTGCTGAGTGCAGGGCGAGGAGGCGGCGTCGGCCTTCGTCGCCGCAGCCCGCGCGCACCTGGAGTCGCGCGAGGTTGACGGCCGGTTCCAGGGCGCGGATCGCGCTCATGCCCGGCAAGGGGCAGGCGTGGAGGTGCGCGGCGGCATGCTGTTGGCACATCTCGCGGGCGAGGTCGGGCCGGCCGAGGTCGGACGCGACGAGGGCAGCTTGGTTGTAGACGGAGGAGGCGACGCCCTGGTCCGACTCGCTGACGGCGGTGTCGGCCAGGTCGGTGATGGAGGCGATGCGCTCGGGCAGAGGAAGGCAGGCGGGGCGGAAGCGGGCGACGAGCGGGAAACGCTGGGCGATTGGCCCGTGCGGGTCCATGGGTTCCCCCCGAGGGGTAGAGAGGCGGGGTACGGAACGGCAGGTGCCCGTCAGCACGTGGCTGACGGGCACCGATCGTGGGGCGAGCTCAGCCCGTCAGTTGAAGTCGACGACGACTCGGTTCAGCGGTGTGTCGAGGCTGAACAGGCCGGGCCTCGGTTCCACTCGCGGGGCCGTCAGGTCTTGCAGCTCGAACGTGGCTTCGCGCCCCCGGTACTCGCGGTCCCAGGTACGCACGGCGTCAGCGACCTGCGCCACCAGCTCGTCGCTGCCGGGGCCGTGGCCGATGACGCCGAATTCCCACAGCTTGCCTCCGTCGGCGGTGGTCTGCTTGGAGACGCGGCGGGCGAGGTAGGTGAGGGCGCCCTTCTCGACGGCTGCGGTCGAGGAGGGGTAGGGGTCGTCCGTGAGCAGCGTCCCCTTGGCCGTCTTCGGGAAGAGCATGCGGATCAGGCCGGACGGCATGGAGCAGGAGACGTACAGCTCCATCCACTCCGGGGACTCCATGGCGCGGACCGTCATTCCGGTCCACTCCTCCACGCGCGGCTGCTCCAGCGCTCCGGCCAGGGCGTCGGCGTCGATGTGCTGGGCGGAGGGTGCGTGCAGCCGCACGGCTCCGTCCGCGCTGAGGGGGACGTCGCGGCGGTCGTCGTCGGCGATGCCCTTCCTGAGCGGCATGAAGGTGTTCATCTCGGAGCCGACGGAGGTCCAGCGGCCGTCATGCTTCTCGTAGGCGATGGAGCGGGAGACGCTGCCTTTGAGTCGCTGGGGTGCGACGAGTCGGCCGCCGGGGGCGAGTTGGTCGAGCCACGCGTGGGGGATGCCGTGGGCGCCGACGGTGGCAATGATCCGGTCGTAGGGAGCTCCTTCGGCGTGGCCGACAGCGCCGTCACGCGTCAGCGCCGTGACGTTGGTGATGTCGGCGGCGGCGAGGTGCTGCCGGGCGCCTTCCACCAGATCGTCGTCGACGTCGATGGTGGTGATGTGGCCGTGCTCGCCGACGAGGTGGCCGAGGAGTGCTGCGTTGTAGCCGGTGCCGGCGCCGAGTTCCAGGATGCGTTCTCCTGGCTGGGCTTCGAGCCGGTCCAGCATGAGGGCGACGATGACCGGTTGGGAGGCGCAGGAGATCGACGTGCCGTCGTTGTCGTGCTTTACGTCGACGACAGTGTTGGCGTAGGCCGCTTCCAGTGCCGCGTTGGGGACGAACAGGTGCCGGGGCACGGTGCGCAGGGCGGTCTCCACCTCGGGGGTGCGGGCGCGGCCGTTGGCCTTGATCTGGTCGACGAGGGCGTTGCGGAGTTGCTCGGCGTCGGCCTCGGGGGTTGTGGTGGTGTCTGTGTTCACCGCGCTGACGCTATCGGCCGTGGCGTGTGTTCCGGCTGCTGACGTGTTGTCGTGCGATTCCATGACTACCTCTCGTGCGACGTGGGACAGGGCGTGCTGGTCCTCCGGTGAGAGACCGGCACGGTTGGCGTGGAAAAGGACGTGGTGGGCGAGCACGGCGCGCAGGCCGCGGGTGAGCCCGTCCTGTGTGGCGAGTCCGGCGAGACCTGTTCCGGTCCGTTCGAAGGCGGACACCCACTCGGCGTGTCCATCGAGCGGGCCGCCGGGCCGGGTCAGGTCGGCGGTGTTAGCGGTCATCAAGGTGCGCATCGCCGGGGCCAGGGCTGCGCGTTGCTCTGGGGCGATGGGCTCGGGAGCCCGGCGGAGGTCGGCGTACTTCGCCCAGACGTCGCCCTGCTCGTACCAGTCCAGGCCGGCGGCTCGCATCATGGCGCTGGCGAGAAGAACCGCAGTCTCCCGGCGGCCGAGATGGCCGGGGCCGGGGCGGTACGTAAGCAGGTGGCGGCTGTCCAGGTGGAACAGGCTGTGTGCCGCGTCTATGGCCCACTGGCCGCCCAGGGCGAACGTCTCGGGCTCGTAGATGCCGGACAGCCAGGAGCGCACTGTGCCGTCGGCGACGAGGTCGCTCAAGAGGCGCTGCACGGTGGGGGATGCCTCGGGCGCCCTGTAGCGCAGTGGCCAGGGCTGCTTGTTCATGAACCACCAGCCCGTGATCTCACCCGCCTCCTCCGCCGCGAGGAGCGCGGGCGCGATGCGTTCGGGGATGGCGCTCTGCGCGATCTCGCGGTTGGGAAACACGACGTTGTGCTGATGCCAGCGGTCCGGGGGCATGGACGTCCTTTCGATCGGTGGTTCAGGCGATGAGGAGGCAGGAGTCCCACGCGGTGTGGGGCGGGGTACCGGTGGCGGGGGCCAGCACTGCCAGCGCGATGCCTGCGGCGCCATCGAGGAACCCCGGCCCGGCCTCGTTCGCCACGGCAGCGTCGACGGGGTCGGTGTCGGGCGGACAGACGGTGCTCAAGAGCGCCGGGATGGCGTCCCGGAGCTGGGCGGCGGTGGAGGGGTGGGCGTCGTCGGCGGCGCGTGAGGCCACGTGGGCGAGTCCGGCGAAGCCGTGGCACAGGCCGTTGTCGGTCGTCGCTCGGAGCTGGGCGGGATCGGTGAGGGCCGCCACGAGGGCCGTCTCCGCCTCGACCTGACGAGGCGCCTCGTTCAAGGCGAGGGCGGCGAGTTGCTGAGCACGGGCAACGCCGGCAGTGCCGTAGCACCAGGACGGTCGTCGCGGCGCGGAGGGCGCGAGGCTGTCGGCGCGCAGCTCGGCCCGCGTGACCCAGTACGGCCAGGCTTGCCCGTGCCAGCGGCTCAGCCACGCCAGGATGGTGCGCATCGCGTCGTGCTGCCCGTCGACGACTGTGCCGTGCCGGGCGGCCAGGGCCAGCAGTGCGAGGACTCCCCCGACACCGTGCGACATGCCGTGGTTGGCGTGCCCCTCGGGGAATTGGTCGTCGAGTCGGCCCATGGGTGCAGTCGGGGCCCACCAGCCCGGAAGCCTCTCGCCGCGATCGGTGATGGGCCTGGTCAGACGGACGCAGTAATCCAGCACATCACGCAGGGCGCCGCCAGCGGGCTGGCGGCGCAGAAGGTAAGAGCCGTAGCCCGTCAGACCTCGGATCACGTCGAACTCCGCGAACTGCGGGAGCTGCCCCGCGTCGAGGCGGCGGTGCGCGGCCGAGAGACGCCGACGGAC
It contains:
- the fxlM gene encoding methyltransferase, FxLD system, with translation MPPDRWHQHNVVFPNREIAQSAIPERIAPALLAAEEAGEITGWWFMNKQPWPLRYRAPEASPTVQRLLSDLVADGTVRSWLSGIYEPETFALGGQWAIDAAHSLFHLDSRHLLTYRPGPGHLGRRETAVLLASAMMRAAGLDWYEQGDVWAKYADLRRAPEPIAPEQRAALAPAMRTLMTANTADLTRPGGPLDGHAEWVSAFERTGTGLAGLATQDGLTRGLRAVLAHHVLFHANRAGLSPEDQHALSHVAREVVMESHDNTSAAGTHATADSVSAVNTDTTTTPEADAEQLRNALVDQIKANGRARTPEVETALRTVPRHLFVPNAALEAAYANTVVDVKHDNDGTSISCASQPVIVALMLDRLEAQPGERILELGAGTGYNAALLGHLVGEHGHITTIDVDDDLVEGARQHLAAADITNVTALTRDGAVGHAEGAPYDRIIATVGAHGIPHAWLDQLAPGGRLVAPQRLKGSVSRSIAYEKHDGRWTSVGSEMNTFMPLRKGIADDDRRDVPLSADGAVRLHAPSAQHIDADALAGALEQPRVEEWTGMTVRAMESPEWMELYVSCSMPSGLIRMLFPKTAKGTLLTDDPYPSSTAAVEKGALTYLARRVSKQTTADGGKLWEFGVIGHGPGSDELVAQVADAVRTWDREYRGREATFELQDLTAPRVEPRPGLFSLDTPLNRVVVDFN
- a CDS encoding lanthionine synthetase C family protein, whose amino-acid sequence is MTTSEALSAAIADSLADPDARPLVLEDRQHLAYGMPGIALLHIERAAAGLAPWSRAHDWLFSAARQPVTSGPDSHPFYGAPALAHAVACAADHQPGSYERALTKLDEQMVRDVRRRLSAAHRRLDAGQLPQFAEFDVIRGLTGYGSYLLRRQPAGGALRDVLDYCVRLTRPITDRGERLPGWWAPTAPMGRLDDQFPEGHANHGMSHGVGGVLALLALAARHGTVVDGQHDAMRTILAWLSRWHGQAWPYWVTRAELRADSLAPSAPRRPSWCYGTAGVARAQQLAALALNEAPRQVEAETALVAALTDPAQLRATTDNGLCHGFAGLAHVASRAADDAHPSTAAQLRDAIPALLSTVCPPDTDPVDAAVANEAGPGFLDGAAGIALAVLAPATGTPPHTAWDSCLLIA